From a region of the Zingiber officinale cultivar Zhangliang chromosome 10B, Zo_v1.1, whole genome shotgun sequence genome:
- the LOC122028892 gene encoding E3 ubiquitin ligase PQT3-like, with protein sequence MAVYYKFKSAKDYDSIPIEGQFISVANLKERIFEMKLFGKGIDFDLMISNAQTDEEYVDEGAMIPKSTSVLVRRVPGRPRKPIVTQRDKPNVVEDKIEELPPSSSMLAGDSATNRYHEEYEWDEFGNDLYAIPEQNHSQISIPVVEVPTANNVDEESKIKALIDTPALDWNHSTQESYGSGRGHGRGFGGRGMGGCGFGRGMLERKTPPPGYVCHRCKVPGHFIQHCPTNGDPNYDIKRVKPPTGIPKSMLMATPDGSYSLPSGAVAVLKPNEAAFEKEIEGLPTTRPIGDLPPELRCQLCKEVMKDAVLTSKCCFRSFCDKCIRDYIMSKLMCICGATNILADDLLPNKTLRETINRILESATSSTENAGSLVHVQDMESAHPALPKVPSPSLSAASKDEANHPTMDQSSHMKDGEVASEIKTANNELISLDKKAAITPNVSEATPESLGKGQRSPESAPIVTEDLHEMQPVGGQAKKKNKKAQVPATVADMQWRGYQDLGAESFGMPLVASGYNPYWGGGMSLVVDASYVTPFGAMPFMGYPPGPFDVPFGAGMFPQDPFSAQSYMMPAAPRDLSELGMGMGQRPPGMNRKEIESRKADIRHKRGMDRLNEREREHSRGREPRRESSCINDASSMKPKHRSTPVPDRADRDRSEKSSSMDRHGLVREREPTRHSPPRRPRPCKRKVADHEQPSKAVTAAAAAEADWKQKAASVFSRISFPEPGEGKKRKASTSSDAAPRNGLKEVPAIHKSGSDGHRDEAKRARRTSSVSARRGSNGHDHVSTEEDYHFKRRPLSSSSSSARREATADVEQRTTRPSSRSRERESRERSGRDHGHYRAASKRRRER encoded by the exons aTGGCTGTGTATTATAAGTTTAAAAGTGCGAAAGATTATGACTCAATTCCCATCGAGGGCCAATTTATATCTGTTGCCAATTTGaaagaaagaatttttgaaatgaaGTTATTTGGAAAGGGCATTGATTTCGACCTCATGATCTCTAATGCACAGACTGATGAAG AATACGTAGACGAAGGAGCGATGATACCCAAAAGCACATCCGTTTTGGTTCGTCGAGTTCCAGGACGACCTCGGAAGCCTATTGTTACTCAAAGAGACAA GCCTAACGTTGTAGAGGATAAGATAGAAGAGCTTCCACCATCCAGCAGCATGTTGGCTGGGGATTCGGCTACTAACAGATAT CATGAAGAATATGAATGGGATGAGTTTGGAAATGATCTGTATGCTATTCCAGAACAAAACCACTCACAAATCAGTATTCCTGTCGTCGAAGTTCCTACTGCAAACAATGTTGATGAGGAAAGCAAGATTAAAGCTTTAATTGATACGCCTGCCCTTGACTGGAATCA TTCAACTCAAGAGTCATATGGTTCTGGAAGAGGTCATGGAAGAGGCTTTGGTGGCAGGGGAATGGGTGGTTGCGGTTTTG GACGTGGTATGCTTGAACGGAAGACACCTCCACCTGGGTATGTCTGTCATAGATGCAAAGTGCCAG GCCATTTTATTCAGCATTGCCCCACAAATGGAGACCCTAACTACGATATCAAGAGGGTGAAACCTCCAACAGGGATTCCAAAATCAATGTTAATGGCTACTCCTGATGGATCCTATTCTTTGCCAAGTGGTGCAGTTGCTGTTCTAAAGCCAAATGA AGCTGCATTTGAGAAAGAGATTGAGGGTTTACCGACTACTCGTCCTATTGGTGATCTTCCTCCTGAATTGCGGTGCCAATTATGTAAAGAGGTAATGAAAGATGCAGTGCTAACTAGCAAATGCTGTTTCAGGAGTTTCTGTGATAAAT GCATCAGAGATTATATTATGTCAAAGTTGATGTGCATCTGTGGAGCTACTAATATATTGGCAGATGACCTGCTTCCAAATAAAACACTCAGAGAAACAATTAATCGGATATTGGAATCAGCAACCAGTAGCACAGAAAATGCTGGAAGCCTGGTCCATGTCCAAG ATATGGAATCAGCTCATCCAGCACTGCCAAAAGTTCCATCTCCTTCCCTTTCTGCTGCTTCAAAAGATGAAGCTAATCACCCTACCATGGATCAATCTTCCcacatgaaggatggggaagtTGCTAGTGAAATTAAAACAGCAAATAACGAATTAATTTCTTTAGACAAGAAGGCTGCTATAACTCCAAATGTATCTGAGGCAACGCCAGAATCTCTTGGCAAGGGGCAAAGGTCACCAGAAAGTGCTCCAATAGTGACTGAGGATCTCCATGAAATGCAGCCTGTTGGAGGAcaag caaagaagaaaaataagaaagctCAAGTTCCTGCCACAG TTGCTGATATGCAATGGAGAGGCTACCAAGACCTTGGGGCTGAAAGTTTTGGCATGCCTTTAGTAGCTTCAGGCTATAACCCTTACTGGGGCGGTGGGATGTCATTAGTAGTTGATGCCTCCTATGTGACACCTTTTGGTGCAATGCCATTTATGGGTTATCCACCTGGCCCCTTTGATGTTCCGTTCGGTGCAGGAATGTTTCCACAAGATCCCTTTTCAGCGCAATCTTATATGATGCCAGCGGCTCCAAG GGATCTATCTGAGTTAGGCATGGGCATGGGTCAGAGGCCTCCAGGCATGAACAGAAAAGAGATTGAATCCCGGAAGGCTGATATAAGGCACAAGCGAGGGATGGACCGACTCAATGAAAG GGAGAGGGAGCATTCCAGAGGCAGGGAGCCAAGAAGGGAGTCTAGCTGCATTAATGATGCTTCTTCAATGAAACCAAAGCAT AGGTCAACGCCCGTCCCTGATCGGGCTGACCGTGATCGGTCTGAGAAGTCATCAAGCATGGATCGGCATGGATTGGTCCGCGAACGCGAACCCACCCGGCACTCGCCTCCTCGTCGTCCTCGCCCTTGCAAGAGGAAAGTCGCCGACCACGAGCAGCCTTCCAAAGCAGTGACCGCTGCTGCGGCCGCCGAGGCGGACTGGAAACAGAAGGCGGCTAGCGTCTTCTCCCGCATCAGCTTCCCTGAGCCCGGCGAGGGCAAGAAGAGGAAGGCTTCCACCTCGTCCGATGCCGCGCCGAGGAATGGGCTGAAGGAGGTTCCGGCGATTCACAAGTCAGGCTCCGATGGGCACCGCGACGAGGCCAAGCGCGCCAGGAGAACCTCATCGGTGAGCGCGAGGAGGGGGAGCAACGGGCACGACCACGTGTCTACCGAGGAGGACTACCACTTTAAGCGGAGGCCcttgtcgtcgtcgtcctcctcaGCGAGGAGGGAGGCGACGGCGGACGTTGAGCAGCGGACAACCAGGCCATCGAGCCGCTCCCGTGAGCGCGAGTCTCGCGAGCGGAGCGGGAGGGATCACGGCCACTACCGTGCTGCCAGCAAACGGAGAAGAGAGAGATAG